In one window of Pirellulales bacterium DNA:
- a CDS encoding ATP-binding cassette domain-containing protein, translated as MTASVTIHCRGVVKRYGDHVALDHIDLTIETGTSLGLLGKSGAGKSTLLRIIAGLDDPTAGSVAFAADDSGAARVPKIGMVFQNLSLWPHLSARQHIEAVLHHLGRSERRTRAELSLDEMKLPRRAWDRPPGELSGGEAQRLAIARALVIDPNVLLFDEPLAHVDEDLRNELVELLEGIVRNRSVTTIYVTHSPSEARRMADRIAVIEQGRLKHIDAPGC; from the coding sequence ATGACCGCAAGTGTAACGATTCACTGTCGCGGCGTCGTGAAACGATACGGTGATCACGTTGCGCTCGATCATATTGATTTGACCATCGAGACTGGGACTTCTCTTGGCCTGCTAGGCAAGTCGGGGGCTGGCAAGTCCACATTGCTGCGAATCATCGCAGGTCTGGATGATCCCACGGCAGGGTCGGTTGCATTCGCAGCCGACGATTCCGGCGCCGCGCGAGTGCCGAAGATCGGCATGGTTTTCCAAAACCTGTCGTTATGGCCGCATCTATCCGCACGACAGCATATCGAGGCCGTGCTGCACCACTTGGGGCGGAGCGAACGTCGCACGCGGGCGGAGCTCTCGCTCGATGAAATGAAGCTGCCCCGCCGTGCCTGGGACCGCCCGCCCGGCGAGCTAAGTGGCGGCGAGGCGCAGCGCCTGGCCATCGCGCGAGCCTTGGTCATTGATCCGAACGTACTGCTGTTCGACGAGCCACTGGCGCATGTCGATGAGGACCTGCGCAATGAACTCGTCGAATTGCTGGAGGGCATAGTGCGCAATAGGTCGGTGACCACCATCTATGTGACACACTCGCCCTCCGAAGCGCGGCGCATGGCCGATCGGATCGCCGTGATAGAACAGGGACGGCTCAAGCATATCGACGCCCCTGGCTGCTGA